In Sphingomonas panacisoli, one genomic interval encodes:
- a CDS encoding S41 family peptidase, translating to MQVTRFGRAMSTIAAISMLAGCGGGAGSAGTSTSSISVVAASGSSSTPAADANGNANIEIAGCSLRERQNWAYAQLKEWYLFPDTMPASLDPTPYPTVQAYVDALTATARDQRKDRNFTYVTSIKSEDAYYNSGSSAGFGVRLSYEKAGRVFVSESFEGAPALAAGIDRGTEILAVGTTADNLKNVTDILADSGAQGFSDALGASTAGTSRVLRVSTGGVVSNVTLTKTDYTMTPVSNRYGAKIISEGGKQYGYVNLRTFISTADPALRDAFAQFRAAGVTDIVVDLRYNGGGLVSIADLAADLMGGNRNATDAFEFASYRPEKQTNNTFHYFKSQPQSIAPTRIAFIGTGGTASASELLINGMRPYLRNNVALIGTNTYGKPVGQIAIDKTSCDDRMRIIAFSLKNADRDGDYYDGLASKMESSCQAGDDLAYPMGDPREASTRSALDFLQGKTCTKIGASSGITTMSAKRPRELIVPVDASTAQRETPGLF from the coding sequence ATGCAAGTGACCCGGTTCGGACGCGCGATGAGCACTATCGCCGCGATCTCGATGCTCGCCGGCTGCGGCGGCGGCGCTGGCAGCGCGGGAACTAGCACGAGCAGCATCTCGGTCGTCGCGGCCTCAGGCTCGAGCAGCACGCCCGCGGCCGACGCGAACGGCAACGCCAATATCGAAATCGCCGGCTGTTCGCTGCGTGAGCGCCAGAACTGGGCCTACGCGCAGTTGAAGGAATGGTATCTGTTCCCGGACACGATGCCCGCCAGCCTCGACCCCACGCCCTATCCGACCGTCCAGGCCTATGTCGACGCGCTGACCGCGACCGCGCGCGACCAGCGCAAGGATCGTAACTTCACCTATGTGACGTCGATCAAGAGCGAGGATGCCTATTACAATTCGGGATCGAGCGCCGGGTTCGGCGTCCGCCTGTCGTACGAGAAGGCAGGCCGCGTGTTCGTCTCCGAGAGCTTCGAGGGCGCGCCCGCCCTCGCCGCCGGGATCGACCGTGGCACGGAAATCCTCGCGGTCGGCACCACGGCCGACAACCTGAAGAATGTCACCGATATTCTCGCCGATTCGGGCGCGCAGGGCTTCAGCGACGCGCTCGGCGCCTCGACTGCGGGCACCAGCCGCGTGCTGCGCGTCAGCACCGGCGGCGTCGTCAGCAACGTGACGCTGACCAAGACCGACTATACGATGACGCCGGTGTCGAACCGCTACGGCGCGAAGATCATCAGCGAAGGCGGCAAGCAGTACGGCTACGTCAACCTGCGTACCTTCATCTCGACCGCCGACCCTGCGCTGCGCGATGCGTTCGCCCAGTTCCGCGCCGCCGGCGTCACCGACATCGTCGTCGATCTGCGCTACAATGGCGGCGGGCTGGTCTCCATCGCCGACCTCGCGGCCGATCTGATGGGCGGCAATCGCAACGCCACCGACGCGTTCGAATTCGCCTCGTACCGGCCGGAAAAGCAGACCAACAACACATTCCACTATTTCAAGAGCCAGCCGCAATCGATCGCGCCGACTCGCATCGCCTTCATCGGCACGGGCGGCACCGCATCGGCCAGCGAATTGCTGATCAACGGCATGCGCCCGTACTTGCGCAACAACGTCGCGCTGATCGGGACCAACACCTACGGCAAGCCGGTCGGCCAGATCGCGATCGACAAGACGTCGTGCGACGACCGGATGCGCATCATCGCCTTCTCGCTGAAGAATGCGGACCGCGACGGCGACTATTACGACGGGTTGGCGAGCAAGATGGAATCGAGCTGCCAGGCCGGCGACGACCTCGCCTACCCGATGGGCGACCCGCGCGAAGCCTCGACTCGCTCGGCGCTCGACTTCCTGCAGGGCAAGACCTGCACGAAGATCGGCGCGAGCAGCGGCATCACCACGATGTCGGCGAAGCGGCCGCGCGAACTGATCGTGCCGGTCGATGCCAGCACCGCGCAGCGCGAGACGCCTGGGTTGTTCTGA
- the dinB gene encoding DNA polymerase IV: protein MVFTVTRKIIHVDMDAFFASVEQRDDPALRGRPVAVGSATGRGVVAAASYEARTFGVRSAMPSVVALRRCPDLIFVPHRFEVYRHVSRQIREIFHDYTPLVEPLSLDEAYLDVTANLKGLPSATATASEIRARILEATQLTASAGISYNKFLAKLASDQNKPNGQFVIPPGQGADFVAGLAVGRFHGIGPKTAEKLNRLGIVTGADLRARDPAFLVGHFGKSGAWYHKIAHGEDDREVTPDRPRKSSGSETTFEHDLKTPEEVLAAVRRMADQVWDWVERTRTSGKTVVVKARYADFQIVTRSKTLGGAVASHADLITVAERLAATLFPLRMGIRLVGVTLASMAPLDEADQLALPVE from the coding sequence ATGGTTTTCACCGTGACGCGCAAGATCATTCACGTCGATATGGATGCCTTTTTCGCGTCGGTCGAACAGCGCGACGACCCGGCGTTGCGCGGCCGACCGGTGGCGGTCGGATCGGCGACCGGGCGCGGAGTGGTGGCGGCGGCGAGTTACGAGGCGCGGACGTTCGGCGTGCGCTCGGCCATGCCGTCGGTGGTCGCGCTGCGGCGATGCCCCGACTTGATCTTCGTGCCGCACCGGTTCGAGGTGTACCGCCACGTGTCGCGCCAGATCCGTGAGATCTTTCACGACTACACGCCGCTGGTCGAACCATTGTCGCTCGACGAGGCGTATCTCGACGTCACGGCCAATCTCAAGGGGTTGCCGTCGGCGACTGCCACCGCGAGCGAGATACGCGCGCGTATCCTGGAGGCGACCCAGCTGACCGCGTCGGCCGGGATTTCCTATAACAAGTTCCTCGCCAAGCTGGCGTCGGACCAGAACAAGCCGAACGGCCAGTTCGTCATCCCGCCGGGGCAGGGGGCGGACTTCGTGGCCGGACTTGCGGTGGGGCGATTCCACGGCATCGGACCGAAGACCGCGGAGAAACTCAATCGGTTGGGAATCGTGACCGGGGCCGACCTGCGCGCGCGAGACCCGGCGTTCCTGGTCGGTCATTTCGGCAAGTCGGGCGCCTGGTACCACAAGATCGCGCATGGTGAGGACGATCGCGAGGTAACGCCCGACCGCCCGCGCAAATCGTCGGGGTCGGAGACGACGTTCGAGCACGATCTCAAAACGCCGGAGGAGGTGCTGGCGGCGGTGCGGCGCATGGCGGACCAGGTGTGGGATTGGGTTGAGCGGACGCGGACGAGCGGCAAGACGGTAGTGGTGAAGGCGCGCTACGCCGACTTCCAGATCGTGACGCGGAGCAAGACGCTCGGCGGCGCGGTCGCGAGCCACGCCGATCTGATCACGGTGGCGGAGCGGCTGGCGGCGACGCTGTTCCCGCTGCGGATGGGCATCAGGCTGGTTGGGGTGACGCTGGCGTCGATGGCGCCGCTCGACGAGGCCGATCAGTTGGCTTTGCCGGTGGAATAA
- a CDS encoding NAD(P)/FAD-dependent oxidoreductase: MTSSAQNIGLTEHRDLRGGRPCWTADIDKIPASDPLPDGPVDITIVGAGVVGAMLADRLTRDGREVLLLDRRPPAHGSTAASTALVMWAADVPLTHLAKEIGEAEAARRWRRVYAAMRDLAAHIDATGIDCTRIDRPELYLAGSLLDDDALRAEGEMRRAHGLSSTLLDAASVAERFGIAPRAALLSEGCYEVDPVRLTQGLLRRARAQGARAHFPCDVVGLDGTTLMLDNGRTVAAKHVILAGGYERATLFLPPAFTVGSSYAIATAPGTAPLWGGDALIWEAASPYLYTRATADGRIIAGGEDEDFADADRRDALIGAKSGTIPAKLAAMIDVPDVAVDCAWSAAFGDSPDGLPAIGRAANHDKLWLASAFGGNGVSFAALAAEIIAGDLAGTPDPDAACFDPYRFG, encoded by the coding sequence GTGACTTCATCCGCGCAAAACATCGGCCTGACCGAACATCGCGACTTGCGCGGCGGGCGGCCGTGCTGGACCGCCGACATCGACAAAATACCCGCGTCCGATCCCTTGCCCGACGGCCCCGTCGACATCACGATCGTCGGCGCCGGCGTGGTGGGAGCGATGCTCGCCGACCGGCTGACGCGCGACGGGCGCGAAGTGCTGCTGCTCGACCGCCGCCCGCCGGCGCATGGCAGCACCGCCGCATCGACCGCGCTGGTGATGTGGGCGGCCGACGTGCCGCTGACGCATTTGGCCAAAGAGATTGGCGAGGCGGAGGCCGCGCGGCGGTGGCGACGGGTCTATGCCGCGATGCGCGATCTGGCCGCGCATATCGACGCGACCGGGATCGATTGCACGCGGATCGACCGACCCGAATTGTACCTGGCCGGGTCGTTGCTCGATGACGATGCGCTGCGCGCCGAAGGCGAGATGCGGCGGGCGCATGGTCTGTCCTCGACCTTGCTCGACGCCGCGTCGGTCGCCGAGCGGTTCGGGATCGCGCCGCGTGCCGCCTTGCTGTCGGAGGGCTGCTACGAAGTCGATCCGGTGCGGCTGACGCAGGGTTTGTTGCGGCGCGCGCGGGCGCAAGGTGCGCGGGCGCATTTCCCCTGCGACGTCGTCGGGCTCGACGGCACGACGCTGATGCTCGACAACGGCCGGACCGTCGCGGCGAAACATGTGATCCTGGCCGGCGGCTACGAGCGAGCGACGTTATTCCTCCCGCCAGCCTTCACAGTGGGATCGAGCTACGCCATCGCGACCGCGCCCGGCACGGCGCCGTTATGGGGAGGCGACGCGCTGATCTGGGAGGCCGCGTCGCCCTATCTCTACACGCGCGCGACCGCAGACGGGCGGATCATCGCGGGCGGCGAGGACGAGGATTTCGCCGATGCCGACCGACGCGACGCCCTGATCGGCGCGAAGAGCGGGACGATCCCAGCAAAGCTCGCGGCGATGATCGACGTGCCGGACGTGGCGGTCGATTGCGCGTGGAGCGCTGCGTTCGGCGACTCGCCCGACGGCCTCCCCGCGATCGGCCGTGCGGCCAACCACGACAAGCTCTGGCTGGCGAGCGCGTTCGGCGGCAACGGCGTGTCGTTCGCGGCGCTGGCGGCGGAAATCATTGCAGGCGACCTGGCGGGGACGCCCGACCCGGATGCCGCGTGTTTCGACCCGTACCGGTTCGGCTAG
- a CDS encoding DUF2171 domain-containing protein — protein MGYERYPRGRSQDDWNRDNDEAAARDYGTGSNPGYGRDDYGERGYYSRNRTQDFASRGGQYGSQYGNDYRTSASDRGYSDYNAIDYGSGYGGNREFQRDRDYGRGAGGGASSGGYHGNLGYMREAQGYDRQNRGFLDRAGDEVRSWFGDDDAERRRQMDAQNARDRDYHTWRSGQIDALDRDYDEYRRENQQKFSNEFGTWRTERQGQRTSLSRVNEHMDVVGSDGEHIGTVDKVRGDRIILTKSDADAGGRHHSIPSRWIQSVDDKVTVRKTADEAKAHWRDEERGAFFGDDDRNRDEDSQGRILNRSFSGTY, from the coding sequence ATGGGCTATGAACGCTATCCGCGCGGACGATCGCAGGACGATTGGAACCGCGACAACGACGAAGCCGCCGCACGCGATTACGGCACCGGCAGCAATCCCGGCTATGGTCGCGACGATTATGGCGAGCGCGGTTATTACAGCCGCAACCGAACGCAGGATTTCGCGAGCCGGGGTGGCCAATATGGCAGCCAGTACGGCAACGATTATCGCACCAGCGCGAGCGATCGTGGCTATAGCGACTATAACGCGATCGACTACGGCTCCGGTTATGGTGGCAATCGCGAATTCCAGCGCGACCGCGATTATGGTCGTGGCGCAGGCGGTGGTGCCAGTAGCGGCGGTTACCACGGCAATCTGGGCTATATGCGCGAAGCCCAAGGCTACGATCGACAGAATCGCGGCTTCCTCGACCGTGCCGGCGACGAAGTCCGCTCGTGGTTCGGCGACGACGATGCCGAGCGCCGCCGCCAGATGGACGCGCAGAACGCCCGCGACCGCGATTATCACACGTGGCGATCGGGCCAGATCGACGCGCTAGACCGCGATTACGACGAATATCGTCGCGAGAATCAGCAGAAGTTCTCGAACGAGTTCGGCACGTGGCGCACCGAACGCCAAGGCCAGCGCACATCGCTGAGCCGTGTTAACGAGCATATGGATGTGGTCGGCTCCGACGGCGAGCATATTGGCACGGTCGACAAGGTCCGCGGCGACCGCATCATCCTGACCAAGAGTGACGCCGATGCCGGTGGCCGCCACCACTCGATTCCGTCGCGATGGATCCAGAGCGTCGACGATAAGGTGACGGTGCGCAAGACCGCCGACGAAGCGAAGGCGCATTGGCGTGACGAGGAGCGCGGCGCGTTCTTCGGCGACGACGACCGCAATCGCGACGAGGATTCGCAAGGCCGTATCCTCAATCGCAGCTTCTCGGGCACGTACTGA
- a CDS encoding M15 family metallopeptidase, whose product MMLLPTAAMAFTPVTLCPGQNVEPMADGRMLGHLPYAEANPADLVTIPGDFGVGRPCVMHRDAAAAMSQLLAAADLVPAVKGKLRGISCFRTIERQRSIFCSQIGPKKRCANAAERAKSSGPPGYSEHATGYALDFAIRPLTKGCGDVSDCIARTAPGKWLLQHAPEFGFELSFPAGNAQGVTWEPWHWRWVGTSAAAPGAATARALFTTARTRFPALPGIRDAVVPPEWQKAIAPTPTASPTPVWPKP is encoded by the coding sequence ATGATGCTGCTTCCGACAGCCGCCATGGCGTTTACGCCCGTCACGCTCTGCCCCGGCCAGAATGTGGAGCCGATGGCCGACGGCCGCATGCTCGGCCACCTACCCTATGCCGAGGCCAACCCCGCCGATCTGGTGACAATCCCCGGCGACTTCGGGGTCGGGCGGCCATGCGTAATGCATCGCGATGCCGCCGCCGCGATGTCGCAATTGCTCGCCGCCGCCGATCTCGTCCCCGCGGTCAAAGGCAAGCTGCGCGGCATCTCCTGCTTCCGCACCATCGAACGTCAGCGCTCGATCTTCTGCAGCCAGATCGGCCCCAAGAAACGCTGCGCCAACGCCGCCGAGCGCGCCAAGTCGTCGGGCCCTCCGGGCTATAGCGAGCACGCCACTGGTTACGCACTAGACTTCGCGATCCGCCCGCTGACCAAGGGATGCGGCGACGTCAGCGACTGCATCGCACGCACCGCGCCGGGCAAATGGCTGCTGCAGCACGCCCCGGAGTTCGGCTTCGAACTCTCCTTCCCGGCCGGCAACGCACAGGGCGTGACATGGGAACCCTGGCATTGGCGTTGGGTCGGCACCAGCGCGGCGGCGCCGGGTGCCGCGACCGCTCGCGCGCTGTTCACGACGGCCCGCACGCGCTTTCCCGCGTTGCCGGGCATCCGCGATGCCGTCGTGCCGCCCGAATGGCAGAAGGCGATCGCGCCGACGCCCACCGCCAGCCCGACGCCGGTCTGGCCCAAGCCATAA
- a CDS encoding RluA family pseudouridine synthase: protein MLADRVLFLDGEALVIDKPAGLPVDRPRNGAISLENHLDSLTFGFKRWPVAVHRLDQDTSGCLLLSRNPKAHAKFQQAFEQHLVKKRYLAVLEGVVEGEGVIDLPLGKVSTREKGWRMTGDPKGKSARTAWRALRVQDGRTLVEFQPETGRTHQIRIHALEGLGAAVVGDPVYGKADPVGMLLHAAELIVPREGKDDIAAIAPLPDRFAKAGFGNA from the coding sequence ATGTTAGCGGATAGAGTGTTGTTCCTCGACGGCGAGGCGCTGGTCATCGACAAGCCTGCGGGGCTGCCGGTCGATCGTCCGCGCAACGGCGCGATCAGCCTGGAAAACCACCTCGACAGCCTGACCTTCGGGTTCAAGCGCTGGCCGGTGGCGGTGCATCGGCTCGACCAGGACACGTCGGGCTGCCTGCTGCTGTCGCGCAATCCCAAGGCGCACGCGAAGTTCCAGCAGGCGTTCGAGCAGCATTTGGTGAAGAAGCGCTATCTCGCGGTGCTCGAAGGTGTGGTCGAGGGGGAGGGCGTGATCGACCTGCCGCTCGGCAAGGTATCGACGCGCGAGAAGGGCTGGCGAATGACCGGCGACCCCAAGGGTAAGTCGGCGCGGACGGCGTGGCGGGCGTTGCGCGTGCAGGACGGGCGGACCCTGGTCGAGTTCCAGCCCGAGACAGGGCGGACGCATCAGATCCGTATCCATGCGCTGGAAGGACTGGGCGCGGCGGTGGTCGGCGATCCGGTGTACGGCAAGGCCGATCCGGTTGGGATGCTGCTCCATGCGGCCGAATTGATCGTGCCGCGCGAGGGTAAGGACGATATCGCCGCGATCGCGCCATTGCCCGACCGGTTCGCGAAGGCCGGGTTCGGGAACGCATAA
- the arfB gene encoding alternative ribosome rescue aminoacyl-tRNA hydrolase ArfB, with product MPSIPVTRSISIDSEELDESFTRSGGAGGQHVNTTDSAVILRFDVAASPNLPDAVKNRLAVLAGSRMTNEGVLVLRSEGARSQLLNRQEVRDRLLEMIRAATIVPKKRRPTKPSKAAKARRVHEKKGRSSVKAGRGKVRLD from the coding sequence ATGCCGAGCATCCCCGTCACGCGCTCGATCAGCATCGACAGCGAGGAACTGGACGAAAGCTTCACGCGGTCGGGCGGGGCCGGGGGGCAGCATGTCAACACAACCGACAGCGCGGTGATCCTGCGGTTCGACGTCGCGGCCTCGCCGAACCTGCCGGACGCGGTGAAGAACCGACTGGCGGTGCTAGCTGGCTCCAGGATGACGAACGAGGGTGTGCTCGTGTTGCGTAGCGAAGGCGCGCGGTCGCAACTGCTCAACCGTCAGGAAGTGCGCGACCGGTTGCTCGAGATGATCCGCGCGGCGACGATCGTTCCGAAGAAGCGCCGCCCGACCAAACCGAGCAAGGCCGCCAAGGCGCGGCGCGTGCACGAGAAGAAGGGGCGGAGTTCGGTGAAAGCTGGACGAGGTAAGGTTAGGCTGGATTAG
- a CDS encoding GAF domain-containing protein — MYAFEVSTGSKSDLYRDVLFAIDAITAGEPDSIANMANAAAILWQYLPDLNWAGFYRNLNDELVLGPFMGKAACIRIPIGKGVCGAAAATRETQLVEDVHAFPGHIACDAASRSELVVPILDGDRLIAVIDLDSPNAARFDAEDAAGIEAIARMLSDRVNG, encoded by the coding sequence ATGTACGCCTTTGAAGTCTCGACCGGTTCGAAGTCCGATCTTTACCGCGATGTCCTGTTCGCGATCGACGCGATTACCGCGGGCGAGCCCGATTCCATCGCCAACATGGCGAATGCCGCCGCGATCCTGTGGCAGTATCTGCCCGACCTCAACTGGGCCGGGTTCTACCGTAACCTGAACGACGAACTCGTCCTCGGCCCGTTCATGGGCAAGGCGGCGTGCATCCGCATTCCGATCGGCAAAGGCGTGTGCGGCGCCGCCGCCGCGACGCGCGAGACGCAACTGGTCGAGGACGTCCACGCCTTTCCCGGGCATATCGCCTGCGACGCCGCGAGCCGGTCCGAGCTGGTCGTGCCGATCCTCGACGGCGATCGCCTGATCGCGGTGATCGATCTCGACAGCCCGAACGCCGCGCGGTTCGATGCCGAGGATGCCGCCGGCATCGAGGCGATCGCGCGGATGTTAAGCGACAGGGTTAACGGCTGA
- a CDS encoding RcnB family protein, whose product MRSLVIAAVVATMAFGGTAADAQRLGPQGQRPMPMPNPKPVPPMPKPGGWQGNMPRPNPAPMPRPNRGGWNGQWNGGNRGQWNGRSRWGSRVGGYWWAGVQAPGGWNGYTRMKRGKRLPGYWVSPNYIISDWQMYGLGTPPSGYYWSRYYNDAVLIDQYGTVYDTIGSVDWDRNQGGYAYDQDDAGGYADYPPQAGYPAPQPRPGYGAPYPAPGYGGSSSSTTTYTYTTGGGYAGGYPAGPMPRIPYGETYYVSPGSVVTVTMPGAVTTTTTTTEYIEERSYVAPKRVYRKVVRKWRPRAKPRCSCVRAPAPIRGS is encoded by the coding sequence ATGCGAAGCCTCGTGATTGCTGCGGTTGTGGCGACAATGGCGTTCGGCGGAACGGCAGCCGACGCGCAGCGACTCGGGCCGCAGGGTCAGCGCCCGATGCCGATGCCAAACCCGAAGCCGGTGCCCCCGATGCCAAAGCCTGGCGGCTGGCAGGGCAACATGCCGCGTCCGAACCCCGCGCCGATGCCGCGTCCCAACCGGGGCGGCTGGAACGGCCAGTGGAACGGCGGCAACCGTGGGCAGTGGAACGGCCGCAGCCGCTGGGGCAGCCGGGTCGGCGGTTACTGGTGGGCCGGCGTCCAGGCGCCGGGCGGCTGGAACGGCTATACCCGGATGAAGCGCGGCAAGCGTCTGCCCGGCTATTGGGTCTCGCCGAATTACATCATCAGCGACTGGCAGATGTACGGCCTCGGCACGCCGCCGTCGGGCTATTACTGGAGCCGCTATTACAACGATGCGGTGCTGATCGATCAGTACGGCACCGTCTACGACACGATCGGCAGCGTCGATTGGGACCGCAATCAGGGCGGCTACGCTTATGATCAGGACGATGCGGGCGGCTATGCCGACTATCCGCCCCAGGCCGGCTATCCGGCGCCGCAGCCCCGTCCCGGCTATGGCGCGCCCTATCCGGCACCCGGTTACGGCGGATCGTCATCCTCGACCACGACCTACACCTACACGACCGGCGGCGGATATGCGGGCGGCTATCCGGCCGGGCCGATGCCGCGCATCCCCTATGGCGAGACCTATTATGTGTCGCCGGGTTCGGTGGTGACGGTGACGATGCCGGGGGCGGTGACGACCACGACGACGACCACCGAATATATCGAGGAGCGCAGCTACGTTGCGCCGAAGCGGGTCTATCGTAAGGTTGTCCGCAAGTGGCGTCCGCGGGCCAAGCCGCGTTGCAGCTGCGTACGCGCACCGGCGCCGATCCGCGGCAGCTAA
- a CDS encoding TIR domain-containing protein: protein MADIFISYARSTERHAALAAEALRSAGYHVWRDDELPAHRAYAEVIEERLRASKAVLVIWSADAIKSQWVRAEADAAREAGTLVQMSIDGRKPPLPFNQIQYANLKDWAGGIEAAGWRKVLESIAALIGGDAAAAEDAEASRSASIKAVSVCVLPFLNMSGDAEQEYFSDGISEDIITDLSKVSALSVVAGNTAFTYKNRNIDVKTVARELDVTHVLEGSVRKAGGRVRISAQLIDGFEGDHIWADRYDRELTDIFAIQDEISKAIVSALRVTLLPGEKKKIETRGTADPEAYNLYLMARQYWITGNKGDRRRDEVVVRICQQATRIDPNYARAWALMSLAQVERRFWHGIETENALPAAEKALALDPDIAEAYCVRARYLQLEGKLAEANAALDTALRLDPENWEVNKEVAFLTFGQGRIRDSIPFFEKAASLMDADFHDSSMLVTCYSSLDDKPNARRCARLTIERAEKAIAQDPSNGFALGTGVMSLAALGDAARAKEWTERAVLIDPDNISMRYNLACGLAYLREFDALIDIIGPYFAAVSMTQLKHSAVDPDLDEVRGDPRFRAMTEAALTRLGATWADLPSHT, encoded by the coding sequence TTGGCCGATATCTTCATTTCCTATGCGCGATCGACCGAGCGTCACGCCGCACTGGCGGCGGAGGCGTTGCGCTCGGCCGGCTATCACGTGTGGCGCGACGACGAACTCCCTGCGCACCGCGCCTATGCCGAGGTGATCGAGGAGCGGCTGCGCGCGTCGAAGGCGGTGCTGGTCATCTGGTCGGCGGACGCGATCAAGTCGCAATGGGTCCGTGCCGAGGCCGATGCCGCACGCGAGGCGGGTACGCTGGTGCAGATGAGCATCGACGGCCGCAAGCCACCCCTGCCCTTCAACCAGATCCAGTACGCCAACCTGAAGGATTGGGCCGGCGGCATCGAGGCAGCGGGGTGGCGCAAGGTGCTGGAGAGCATCGCGGCGCTGATCGGCGGCGACGCGGCGGCGGCGGAAGATGCGGAGGCCAGTCGCTCCGCGAGCATCAAGGCGGTTTCGGTCTGCGTCCTCCCGTTCCTCAACATGAGCGGCGACGCCGAGCAGGAATATTTCAGCGACGGGATCAGCGAGGACATCATCACCGACCTGTCCAAGGTCTCCGCGCTATCGGTGGTCGCGGGCAATACGGCCTTCACCTACAAGAACCGCAATATCGACGTGAAGACCGTCGCCCGCGAGCTCGACGTGACGCACGTGCTCGAAGGCAGCGTTCGCAAGGCGGGCGGGCGCGTGCGGATCAGCGCGCAATTGATCGACGGTTTCGAAGGCGACCATATCTGGGCCGATCGCTACGACCGCGAACTGACCGACATCTTCGCGATCCAGGACGAGATTTCGAAGGCGATCGTCAGCGCGCTGCGCGTGACCCTGCTGCCCGGCGAGAAGAAGAAGATCGAGACGCGCGGGACCGCCGATCCGGAGGCGTACAACCTCTATCTGATGGCGCGGCAATATTGGATCACCGGCAACAAGGGCGACCGGCGGCGCGACGAAGTGGTCGTGCGCATCTGCCAGCAGGCGACGCGGATCGACCCGAACTATGCCCGCGCTTGGGCGCTGATGTCGCTGGCCCAGGTCGAGCGGCGCTTCTGGCACGGCATCGAGACCGAGAATGCCCTGCCCGCCGCCGAAAAGGCGCTGGCGCTCGACCCCGACATCGCCGAGGCCTATTGCGTCCGGGCGCGCTACCTCCAGCTCGAGGGCAAGCTGGCCGAGGCCAATGCCGCGCTCGACACCGCGCTACGGCTCGATCCGGAGAATTGGGAGGTCAACAAAGAGGTGGCGTTCCTGACTTTCGGCCAGGGCCGTATCCGCGATTCGATCCCGTTTTTCGAGAAGGCCGCGTCGCTGATGGATGCGGACTTCCACGATTCGAGCATGCTGGTGACGTGCTACAGTTCGCTCGACGACAAGCCGAACGCGCGCCGCTGTGCGCGGTTGACGATCGAACGGGCGGAAAAGGCGATCGCGCAGGATCCGAGCAACGGCTTTGCGCTCGGCACCGGGGTGATGTCGCTGGCCGCGCTCGGCGATGCGGCGCGTGCGAAGGAGTGGACCGAACGCGCGGTGCTGATCGATCCCGACAACATCTCGATGCGCTACAATCTAGCGTGCGGACTTGCGTACCTCCGCGAGTTCGACGCGCTGATCGACATTATCGGCCCCTATTTCGCCGCGGTCAGCATGACGCAGCTCAAGCACAGCGCGGTCGATCCCGATCTCGACGAGGTGCGCGGCGATCCCCGCTTCCGCGCGATGACCGAGGCGGCGCTCACGCGCTTGGGCGCAACCTGGGCCGATTTGCCCAGCCACACATAA
- a CDS encoding universal stress protein, translating into MRIYLVVVDDSPEAEVALRFAARRAVKTGGGVEILALLPPQEFIAFGGVQATIEAEARQHAEALVAGAAGTLFEESGLKPAITVREGDGPKIIHEMIEDNAEIAALVLGAAASGAPGPLVAHFAGADAGKLTVPIMIVPGSLDRDGIDRLS; encoded by the coding sequence ATGCGCATCTACCTGGTGGTGGTGGACGACAGTCCCGAAGCCGAAGTGGCGCTCCGCTTCGCGGCGCGGCGCGCGGTCAAGACGGGCGGCGGCGTCGAGATATTGGCGTTGCTTCCGCCGCAGGAATTCATTGCGTTCGGCGGCGTCCAGGCGACGATCGAGGCGGAAGCCCGCCAGCATGCCGAGGCGCTGGTCGCCGGCGCGGCGGGGACGTTGTTCGAGGAATCGGGACTGAAACCCGCGATTACCGTGCGCGAAGGCGACGGCCCCAAGATCATCCACGAGATGATCGAGGACAACGCGGAGATCGCCGCCCTGGTGCTCGGCGCGGCGGCGAGCGGCGCGCCCGGTCCCCTGGTCGCGCACTTTGCGGGCGCCGACGCAGGCAAGCTGACCGTCCCGATCATGATCGTCCCGGGCAGCCTGGACCGCGACGGGATCGACCGGCTCAGTTAG